From one [Ruminococcus] lactaris ATCC 29176 genomic stretch:
- a CDS encoding alpha-L-fucosidase, with amino-acid sequence MKKKTLSMVMGLILGVTTVFGSIGTTAVTVSAASGEVTDADCADNNTDAPAADKVVPDANQYKYQKDELAAFCHFGPNTFNEVEWGEHYGDRSPADIFTLSNDFNADTLVSTLKNAGFKKIIVTAKHHDGFCIWNSAYTDYCVKNTNYKNGEGDVLAEISAACTKYGLDMGLYLSPWDIHEPSYGYYDANRNPTTKENDVLDYNDYYNNQLTEILSNDKYGNNGHFVEVWMDGAKGSGANAQEYDFTRWFNTIQKYEGKAAKYDADCMLFGAGAYTTVRWIGNEDGVAHENTWSKSNVNVNANTIDSNGSTPYTKGYENGNKWTVPECDGRITSGWFWGTNKCTPKTISQLATMYFDSVGHNATMLLNVPPNNQGTVDQAILDRVTEFGNNIEETFRTNLAKATGTTITASNVRGNDIDFKPGNVVDGDDATYWTTDDGTKSGSLTIKWNTAKKFDVVSIEEAIQKGQHINSYKVEYKTSDSANWQTLKSGVTIGAKRLVRTSPVSATQVKITVGTSDGKVPMLSEVGVYKASEGFQLAGTAPEGMETTSVNDTSKFTFSSTGWNPQTGSSYINGQNTWSNKANAEFTYTFDGTKVYLMGTKDPGHGSADVYIDEQLVETINTHATSRSTGTKIFESADLTDGHHTLRVVAKTSAAIGVEAAYVINNGGVGMIELENSAYTMNEESTLDVKVKRVGGTKGTITAKIQPNPGSAIQDDFNTELAPTVTLNDGESEVTVQKAAETRRNTNTTGDRVFSIELTEKTPENAIIGFNSSARITIKDADAINSEKLQTLVNQSVELKENLYSGGWDTFVAALKAAQETLANESATDATIRNAYTALETAKNALVARTKYTTDDRFQFPWKTGTSATLEAEFATELTNSNDSDSDPSYPMKIAANTDASNGSFVTDMAYKDVLKYAYHADKTGTYHVVMRYRSGSDVNAKNGIRITEADGKITEKTLEVDPTKENNSVVFGTVEFDIEVTEAGDGMISVTAPNTNKGPGIDYFIITPKNVAVESYDITATAGEGGTITAEGLADGKVSVTEGESATFTIAANDGYEVSDVKVDGTSVGKRTSYTFENVTAAHTIEATFAFINYTAANPFEFPTTKGTTKTLEAEHATELINSNDSDSDPSWPLSLGTGDWASNGKFLNCMAYKDYAKYAYVATVPGTYTVTGTYRAGAANKLAFSEENGKITATQVDCPSTSENGSLTVKTFTLTLEVTEAGAGTLILTAPDTNKAPQLDKFDIVLTKTADEADLTELQTAITNAEAILNAADKDKYSAAALVELQELVNAGKQLTTASSQADVDAKKAEITAKIADIQTQFTITATAGNGGKIAPTGATNVYKGTSKAFTITPNDGYHVDSLTVDGTAVDVVTEYTFSDVTANHTIAVTFAKDAVTVAKENLLAAINTANEKLAQTDAYTPASLEALQNAVDEAQTVYNKADATQTEVDNAKANVEAKIAALKEKADKSALRLAVKAAEGEAALTDKYTEESIAALQTAIDAANRVLADDNATQAEVDAQVEAVNAAKAALEEKKAPVVKEELEKAVADATEVVGATDKYTEASLAALQSAIDAANAVLQNSDATQDEIDAAVQAVKEARAALKAKDDDKKDDSNKDDDKKDDNNGSDNNGGNNNGNANNGSNNNGSFNNGSSNNGTANGTSNVAKAAKTGDTSNVAGMAMLCLAAGLVAVMARRRRTN; translated from the coding sequence ATGAAGAAAAAGACCCTTTCAATGGTTATGGGACTTATTCTCGGAGTGACAACTGTATTTGGTTCCATCGGGACTACAGCAGTAACGGTATCTGCAGCTTCCGGTGAAGTGACAGACGCTGACTGTGCAGACAATAATACAGATGCACCGGCTGCTGATAAAGTTGTACCGGATGCCAACCAGTACAAGTATCAGAAAGATGAACTTGCAGCATTCTGTCACTTCGGACCAAATACCTTCAATGAGGTAGAGTGGGGCGAACATTACGGAGACAGATCACCGGCAGATATCTTTACCCTGTCAAATGATTTTAATGCAGATACACTGGTAAGTACTCTGAAAAATGCAGGGTTCAAGAAAATTATTGTAACTGCAAAGCATCATGATGGTTTCTGTATCTGGAACAGTGCCTATACAGATTACTGTGTAAAGAATACAAATTATAAGAATGGTGAAGGAGATGTCCTTGCTGAAATCTCCGCAGCCTGCACAAAGTATGGTCTGGACATGGGACTCTATCTGTCACCATGGGATATCCATGAACCATCTTACGGATATTATGATGCAAATAGAAATCCAACAACAAAAGAGAATGATGTGCTTGACTACAATGATTACTACAATAATCAGTTAACAGAAATTCTCAGCAATGACAAGTACGGTAACAACGGACATTTCGTAGAAGTATGGATGGACGGAGCAAAGGGAAGTGGTGCGAATGCACAGGAATACGACTTCACAAGATGGTTCAATACCATTCAGAAATACGAAGGAAAAGCAGCTAAATATGATGCAGACTGTATGCTGTTCGGAGCTGGTGCCTATACAACAGTTCGCTGGATCGGAAATGAAGATGGTGTAGCTCATGAAAATACCTGGTCAAAATCAAACGTAAATGTTAATGCAAATACGATTGACAGCAACGGAAGCACACCGTATACAAAGGGATACGAGAATGGTAACAAATGGACTGTACCGGAGTGTGACGGACGTATCACATCCGGATGGTTCTGGGGAACAAATAAGTGTACTCCGAAGACGATTTCTCAGCTTGCAACAATGTATTTTGATTCAGTAGGACATAATGCAACCATGCTTCTGAATGTGCCTCCGAACAATCAGGGTACAGTAGACCAGGCAATTCTGGACAGAGTAACTGAATTTGGAAATAATATAGAAGAAACATTCCGCACAAACCTTGCGAAAGCAACAGGAACAACGATCACAGCATCCAATGTCCGTGGAAATGATATTGATTTCAAACCGGGTAATGTAGTAGACGGTGATGATGCAACATACTGGACAACAGATGACGGCACAAAGAGCGGAAGTCTGACGATCAAATGGAATACTGCAAAGAAATTTGATGTAGTTTCTATTGAAGAGGCAATCCAGAAAGGACAGCACATTAACAGCTACAAAGTTGAGTACAAGACATCCGACAGTGCGAACTGGCAGACACTGAAGAGTGGTGTTACGATCGGTGCAAAGAGACTGGTCAGAACATCTCCTGTATCAGCAACTCAGGTAAAAATTACTGTAGGAACATCAGACGGTAAAGTTCCGATGTTAAGTGAAGTTGGTGTATACAAGGCAAGTGAAGGATTCCAGTTAGCAGGTACTGCACCGGAGGGAATGGAGACAACAAGTGTCAACGATACAAGCAAGTTTACATTCAGCTCCACAGGATGGAATCCGCAGACAGGAAGCTCCTATATCAATGGTCAGAATACATGGTCCAATAAGGCAAATGCAGAATTTACTTATACATTTGACGGAACAAAAGTATATCTGATGGGAACAAAAGACCCGGGACATGGTTCTGCTGATGTCTATATTGATGAACAGCTGGTAGAGACGATCAATACGCATGCGACAAGCAGATCCACCGGAACAAAGATTTTTGAATCTGCAGATCTGACAGACGGTCATCATACACTGAGAGTTGTTGCAAAGACAAGTGCAGCGATCGGTGTAGAAGCAGCTTACGTGATCAATAATGGTGGCGTAGGAATGATCGAACTTGAAAATTCTGCTTACACAATGAACGAAGAATCCACACTGGATGTCAAAGTAAAACGTGTCGGTGGAACAAAGGGAACGATCACAGCAAAGATTCAGCCAAATCCAGGAAGTGCAATCCAGGATGACTTCAATACAGAGCTTGCACCAACAGTAACACTGAATGATGGAGAATCAGAAGTAACTGTTCAGAAAGCAGCAGAAACAAGACGTAACACAAATACGACTGGTGACCGTGTATTCTCAATCGAACTGACAGAGAAAACACCGGAAAACGCAATTATCGGTTTCAACAGTTCTGCAAGGATCACGATCAAAGATGCAGATGCAATCAACAGTGAGAAACTTCAGACGCTGGTTAATCAGTCAGTAGAACTGAAAGAAAATCTGTATTCAGGCGGCTGGGATACATTTGTAGCAGCACTGAAAGCAGCACAGGAAACACTGGCAAATGAGAGTGCAACAGATGCAACGATCAGAAATGCATATACAGCACTTGAAACTGCAAAGAATGCTCTTGTAGCACGTACAAAATATACAACAGATGACAGATTCCAGTTCCCATGGAAGACGGGAACAAGTGCAACTCTGGAAGCAGAGTTTGCGACAGAATTAACCAATAGCAATGATTCAGATTCTGATCCAAGTTATCCGATGAAGATTGCAGCAAATACAGATGCAAGTAATGGAAGCTTTGTAACAGATATGGCATACAAAGATGTACTGAAATATGCATATCATGCAGATAAGACAGGTACATACCACGTAGTTATGAGATATCGCAGTGGTTCTGATGTGAACGCAAAAAATGGAATCAGGATCACAGAGGCAGATGGAAAGATTACAGAAAAGACATTAGAAGTTGATCCTACAAAGGAAAACAATAGTGTTGTATTTGGAACAGTAGAATTTGATATTGAAGTAACAGAAGCAGGAGACGGAATGATCTCTGTCACAGCCCCGAATACAAATAAGGGACCTGGAATTGATTACTTCATTATCACACCAAAGAATGTTGCAGTTGAGTCTTATGATATCACAGCAACAGCAGGTGAAGGCGGTACGATCACAGCAGAAGGTCTTGCAGATGGCAAGGTATCTGTTACAGAAGGTGAAAGTGCAACATTCACGATTGCAGCAAATGATGGATATGAAGTCAGCGATGTTAAAGTTGACGGAACATCTGTAGGAAAGAGAACTTCCTATACATTTGAAAATGTAACTGCAGCTCATACAATTGAGGCAACATTTGCATTTATAAATTATACTGCAGCAAATCCATTTGAATTCCCGACAACAAAGGGAACGACAAAGACTCTGGAAGCAGAGCATGCAACAGAACTGATCAACAGTAATGATTCAGATTCCGATCCAAGCTGGCCGCTTAGTCTTGGAACAGGCGACTGGGCAAGTAATGGGAAATTCCTGAACTGTATGGCATACAAAGATTATGCAAAATATGCATATGTAGCAACAGTTCCGGGAACATACACTGTAACGGGTACTTATCGTGCCGGAGCAGCAAATAAGCTTGCATTCTCAGAAGAAAATGGAAAGATCACAGCTACTCAGGTTGACTGCCCGTCAACAAGTGAAAATGGTTCTCTGACAGTGAAGACATTCACTCTTACACTTGAAGTAACAGAGGCAGGAGCAGGAACTCTGATCCTTACAGCACCGGATACAAATAAAGCTCCACAGCTTGATAAGTTTGATATTGTACTTACAAAGACAGCAGACGAAGCTGACCTTACAGAACTTCAGACAGCGATCACAAATGCAGAGGCAATCCTCAATGCAGCAGATAAAGATAAATATTCTGCAGCGGCACTTGTAGAGCTTCAGGAACTTGTAAATGCAGGAAAGCAGTTGACAACAGCAAGCTCTCAGGCAGATGTAGATGCGAAGAAAGCTGAGATCACAGCAAAGATTGCTGACATCCAGACTCAGTTCACAATTACAGCAACAGCAGGTAATGGTGGAAAGATCGCACCGACAGGAGCAACAAATGTTTACAAAGGAACATCCAAAGCATTCACGATCACACCGAATGACGGATATCATGTAGACAGCCTTACAGTAGATGGAACTGCAGTTGACGTTGTAACAGAATATACATTCTCAGACGTAACAGCAAACCATACGATTGCAGTAACATTTGCAAAAGATGCAGTGACAGTTGCAAAGGAAAATCTGCTTGCAGCAATCAATACAGCAAATGAGAAGCTCGCACAGACAGACGCTTATACACCGGCTTCTCTGGAAGCACTTCAGAATGCTGTAGATGAAGCTCAGACAGTTTACAACAAAGCAGATGCAACTCAGACAGAAGTTGACAATGCAAAAGCAAATGTAGAAGCTAAGATTGCAGCACTGAAAGAGAAGGCAGACAAATCTGCACTGAGACTTGCAGTGAAAGCAGCAGAGGGTGAAGCAGCCCTGACAGATAAGTATACAGAAGAATCCATCGCAGCTCTTCAGACAGCAATTGATGCAGCCAATAGAGTTCTGGCTGATGACAACGCAACCCAGGCAGAGGTAGATGCACAGGTTGAAGCTGTAAATGCAGCAAAGGCAGCACTCGAAGAGAAGAAAGCACCGGTTGTAAAAGAGGAGCTTGAAAAGGCGGTTGCAGATGCAACAGAAGTTGTCGGAGCAACAGACAAGTATACAGAAGCATCACTTGCAGCTCTTCAGTCAGCAATCGATGCGGCAAATGCAGTTCTTCAGAATTCAGATGCAACTCAGGATGAGATTGATGCAGCAGTACAGGCTGTAAAAGAAGCAAGAGCAGCCCTGAAAGCAAAAGATGATGATAAGAAGGACGACAGCAATAAGGATGATGACAAGAAAGACGATAATAACGGATCCGATAATAATGGCGGAAATAACAACGGCAATGCGAATAACGGATCAAATAATAATGGTTCTTTCAACAATGGATCATCCAATAACGGTACTGCAAATGGTACATCAAATGTAGCGAAAGCAGCCAAGACTGGTGATACATCAAATGTAGCAGGAATGGCAATGCTTTGCCTGGCAGCAGGACTCGTTGCAGTAATGGCAAGGAGAAGAAGAACAAACTAA
- a CDS encoding IS630 family transposase has protein sequence MPNTIKTISLTDDDKSYLNKLLTQSTLEIRVYQRARILLLKSEGASNEAIADKLDIGISVVKRCLNKFKENGVEASLRDNKGRGRKTEITDDDITWVISKACQKPKDYGYSAEFWYPMSFRKFINSIAETEGHPRMATVAETTLRKILSNARIKPFQVSYYCERRDPEFDAKMHDVLVIYKQIEMQFDKDGKLIPFEKDAVHTLSYDEKPGIQAIATTGEDRPPIPNTDKRNGYQRDYEYVRLGTLSLLAAIDLLSGEAIPLVSETHKSSDFVTFLKKLDEKYPKGDMIRIILDNHSAHTSKETQEYLNTVSGRFEFVFTPKHGSWLNMIEGFFSKMTKQMLGGIRVESKKELEDRIYRYFDEINKEPVPYKWTYKMDTIDLSQEDIDSIVYEVVNAKAASAENKNKKAPKPISRKRKSI, from the coding sequence ATGCCTAATACAATTAAAACTATTTCTTTAACAGACGATGATAAATCTTACTTAAATAAACTGCTGACTCAGAGCACTTTGGAAATTCGCGTTTATCAACGTGCTAGGATCCTTCTGCTCAAATCTGAGGGTGCATCTAACGAAGCAATTGCTGACAAACTGGATATTGGAATCAGTGTGGTAAAACGTTGTCTTAACAAATTTAAAGAGAACGGTGTTGAAGCTTCTTTACGTGATAACAAAGGCCGTGGAAGAAAAACGGAAATCACCGATGACGATATCACCTGGGTAATCAGTAAAGCCTGCCAAAAACCGAAGGATTACGGCTATTCTGCTGAATTCTGGTATCCCATGAGTTTCAGGAAATTCATCAACTCTATAGCAGAAACGGAAGGGCATCCTCGTATGGCAACAGTAGCTGAAACAACGCTTCGGAAAATTCTGAGCAATGCAAGGATCAAACCGTTTCAGGTGTCCTATTACTGCGAAAGACGGGATCCTGAGTTTGATGCAAAAATGCATGATGTCCTTGTTATCTACAAGCAGATTGAAATGCAGTTTGACAAGGATGGAAAACTGATTCCCTTTGAGAAAGATGCCGTACATACCCTGTCTTATGATGAAAAGCCAGGAATTCAGGCAATTGCTACCACAGGTGAAGACCGTCCACCGATTCCGAATACAGATAAAAGGAATGGCTATCAGCGAGATTATGAGTATGTCAGGCTGGGAACCCTCTCCCTGCTTGCAGCGATTGATTTGCTCTCAGGAGAAGCAATTCCATTAGTAAGTGAAACTCATAAAAGTTCTGACTTTGTGACTTTTCTAAAGAAACTTGATGAAAAATATCCAAAGGGCGATATGATTCGGATTATTCTGGATAATCACTCTGCACATACCTCCAAAGAAACCCAGGAATATCTGAATACGGTTTCTGGACGTTTTGAGTTTGTATTTACACCCAAACATGGTTCCTGGTTAAACATGATTGAAGGTTTTTTCAGTAAAATGACAAAGCAGATGCTGGGTGGAATCCGTGTGGAAAGCAAGAAAGAACTCGAAGATAGAATCTACAGATACTTTGATGAAATCAACAAAGAACCTGTGCCATACAAATGGACATATAAAATGGATACCATCGATCTTTCTCAAGAAGATATTGATTCCATAGTGTATGAGGTTGTAAATGCAAAAGCTGCTTCAGCAGAAAACAAAAACAAAAAAGCACCAAAACCAATTTCACGAAAGAGAAAGTCTATCTAG
- a CDS encoding helix-turn-helix transcriptional regulator — protein MKKKTTVQSVNKHSTPPAEETKIQEHEVPGLMTLSDSILSGAVVEYRKAGYSFARHLHTNIEIYRILSGECYMDIQSETIHCTAGEFIMLLPDVVHSFYLNDTSDCEFQHIHFNPEMFSTIVLEDEGVFPITLMHAILFSAQFYYRMESDPVIDEHLQKLITLYASSNSLFSAANINVALMNLMLYILDHTETEHGFSEPQLQNSYVAYTLNYIRENFTQKIRQEDIALQLHISVRYLSKIFKNYMGVTLSNYINIYRINRSIELMQNTSLTLTEIALQVGFKDSQHYSKVFMNVINATPSHYRKAILK, from the coding sequence ATGAAGAAAAAAACTACTGTTCAGTCAGTAAATAAACATTCTACTCCTCCTGCTGAGGAGACTAAGATTCAGGAACACGAAGTACCTGGATTGATGACATTGTCCGATTCCATCCTGTCCGGTGCTGTTGTTGAATATCGTAAAGCCGGTTATAGTTTTGCCCGGCACTTACATACAAATATTGAGATTTATCGGATTCTTTCCGGTGAATGTTATATGGATATTCAGTCGGAAACGATCCACTGTACAGCGGGCGAATTTATCATGTTACTCCCCGATGTAGTTCATTCTTTTTATCTGAATGACACATCTGACTGTGAATTTCAGCATATTCACTTTAACCCTGAGATGTTTTCCACGATTGTTCTTGAAGATGAGGGAGTTTTTCCTATCACCCTGATGCATGCGATCCTCTTTTCTGCCCAGTTCTATTACCGGATGGAATCTGATCCAGTCATCGACGAACATCTTCAGAAGCTCATTACTCTCTATGCTTCATCCAACAGTCTGTTCTCTGCTGCAAATATTAACGTTGCACTGATGAACCTGATGTTGTATATCCTTGACCATACAGAGACAGAGCATGGATTTTCCGAACCACAGCTTCAGAACAGCTATGTTGCTTATACACTGAATTACATTCGGGAAAATTTTACCCAGAAGATCCGTCAGGAGGATATCGCCTTGCAGCTGCATATCTCTGTCCGCTATCTGAGTAAGATCTTCAAAAATTATATGGGGGTAACCCTTTCTAATTACATTAACATTTACCGGATCAACCGTTCCATCGAGTTAATGCAGAATACAAGTCTAACGCTGACAGAAATCGCTCTGCAGGTCGGATTCAAAGATTCCCAGCATTATTCTAAGGTCTTTATGAATGTAATCAATGCAACACCATCCCATTACAGAAAAGCGATTTTGAAATAA